Proteins from one Desulfovibrio sp. X2 genomic window:
- a CDS encoding PcfJ domain-containing protein, translating to MLITEDNVFSHRRDPYCLYIRVPYGEGEQGVHVPFPSRARRWIVYSLANWRAGLECSRWAGGWSPLPLASDPGLVLLNEQSARCAEGPLAAFLERIPAAAREAAAPFRHLQLTALRLLRLNPRAADLAKDCPALFWLLCRDAGRNFARLPAAAAAADLKRREIVRRLLGGDCVLTPEFFRRVRFHAFDSDELDGLAAFVRAEKGNRAVLHWRTVDPRTLRECYLPGRPRLPPRVLAQCQEEGIDGRQMANLLTLFADARKMHERLHGEAGGRDIGSAMRTWRDRHDVVRFHDRLVGETAHGWKEGNLVRFPQPHLPGSEHIVPLRDSHELWEEGCVMLHCVYAYLEDILAGAISVYKVLRPQRATLAIGGSRLFSPRLLECALHANDAPNEETMRAVAAWMGSASRPKGEAAGRKATCI from the coding sequence ATGCTGATCACGGAGGACAACGTCTTCAGCCACAGGCGTGATCCCTATTGCCTGTATATCCGGGTGCCGTACGGAGAGGGGGAGCAGGGCGTCCATGTGCCGTTCCCGTCCCGCGCCCGCAGATGGATCGTGTACAGCCTGGCCAACTGGCGGGCCGGCCTCGAGTGCTCGCGCTGGGCAGGCGGCTGGAGCCCCCTGCCCCTCGCTTCCGATCCCGGGCTCGTGCTCCTCAACGAACAAAGCGCCCGCTGCGCCGAGGGGCCGCTCGCCGCATTCCTCGAACGCATCCCGGCCGCTGCGCGCGAGGCTGCGGCGCCGTTTCGCCACCTGCAACTGACCGCCCTGCGGCTGCTCCGCCTCAATCCGCGCGCCGCGGACCTCGCTAAGGACTGTCCTGCGCTGTTCTGGCTGCTCTGCCGGGATGCCGGCAGAAACTTCGCGCGGCTGCCCGCTGCCGCCGCGGCAGCGGACCTGAAGCGCAGGGAGATCGTCCGCCGTCTCCTCGGGGGCGACTGTGTCCTGACGCCGGAATTCTTCCGTCGCGTGCGCTTCCATGCCTTCGATAGCGACGAGCTCGATGGACTGGCGGCCTTCGTGCGAGCGGAGAAGGGGAACCGGGCGGTCCTTCATTGGCGGACGGTCGATCCCCGGACGCTGCGGGAGTGCTATCTCCCGGGCAGGCCGCGACTGCCGCCGCGGGTTCTGGCGCAGTGCCAGGAGGAGGGGATCGACGGTCGCCAGATGGCGAACCTGCTCACGCTCTTCGCAGACGCCCGCAAGATGCACGAGAGGCTTCACGGAGAGGCGGGCGGACGCGACATCGGCAGTGCAATGCGGACCTGGCGCGACCGCCACGATGTTGTCCGCTTCCACGACAGGCTGGTCGGCGAGACGGCCCATGGCTGGAAGGAAGGAAACCTCGTGCGCTTCCCGCAGCCGCATCTGCCGGGCAGCGAGCACATCGTGCCCCTGCGCGATTCCCATGAGCTCTGGGAAGAGGGATGCGTCATGCTGCACTGCGTCTATGCCTATCTGGAGGACATCCTGGCGGGCGCGATCTCCGTCTACAAGGTCCTCCGGCCGCAGCGGGCGACGCTCGCCATCGGCGGGTCGCGGCTCTTCTCCCCGAGGCTGCTCGAATGCGCGCTTCATGCGAACGACGCGCCGAACGAGGAGACGATGCGGGCGGTCGCGGCCTGGATGGGGTCCGCGAGTCGCCCGAAGGGGGAAGCGGCAGGGCGGAAGGCTACTTGTATTTGA